In the genome of Panthera uncia isolate 11264 chromosome B3 unlocalized genomic scaffold, Puncia_PCG_1.0 HiC_scaffold_1, whole genome shotgun sequence, one region contains:
- the SIX4 gene encoding homeobox protein SIX4 codes for MSSSSPTGQIASAADIKQENGMESASEGQEAPREVAGGAAAAAGLSPPAPAPFPLEPGDAAAAAARVSGEEGAAAAAAADQVQLHSELLGRHHHAAAAVAAAAAQTPLAFSPDHVACVCEALQQGGNLDRLARFLWSLPQSDLLRGNESLLKARALVAFHQGIYPELYSILESHSFESANHPLLQQLWYKARYTEAERARGRPLGAVDKYRLRRKFPLPRTIWDGEETVYCFKEKSRNALKELYKQNRYPSPAEKRHLAKITGLSLTQVSNWFKNRRQRDRNPSETQSKSESDGNPSTEDESSKGHEDLSPHPLSSSSDSVTNLSLSSHMEPVYMQQIGNAKISLSSSGVLLNGSLVPSTSPVFLNGNSFIQGPNGVILNGLNVGNTQTVSLNPPKIASNIVSNGISMSDILGSTSQDVKEFKVLQSSSANSAATTSYSPSAPVSFPGLIPSTEVKREGIQTVASQDGGSVVTFTTPVQINQYGIVQIPNSGANSQFLNGSIGFSPLQLPSVSVAASQGNISVNSSTSDGSTFTSESTTVQQGKVFLSSLAPSAVVYTVPNSGQTIGSVKQEGLERSLVFSQLMPVNQNAQINANLSSENISGSGLHPLASSLVNVSPTHNFSLTPPTLLNPTELNPDIADSQPMSAPVASKSTVTSVSNTNYATLQNCSLITGQDLLSVPMTQGALGEIVPTPEDQVGHPSPAVHQDFVREHRLVLQSVANIKENFLTNSEGKATSNLMMLDSKSKYVLEGMVETVCEDLETDKKELAKLQTVQLDEDMQDL; via the exons atgtcctcttcctcccccaccggGCAGATCGCAAGTGCGGCGGACATCAAGCAGGAGAATGGGATGGAAAGCGCCTCGGAAGGGCAGGAGGCGCCCCGAGAAGTGGCGgggggcgcggcggcggcggcggggctgAGCCCCCCGGCTCCAGCCCCTTTCCCCCTGGAGCCGGGGgacgccgcggccgccgccgccaggGTGAGCGGAGAGGAAGGGGcagcggcggccgcggcggcggaTCAGGTACAACTCCACTCGGAACTTCTGGGCAGGCACCACCACGCCGCGgccgccgtcgccgccgccgccgcgcagACCCCACTGGCCTTCTCGCCCGACCATGTCGCCTGCGTGTGCGAGGCGCTGCAGCAGGGGGGCAACCTGGACCGCCTGGCCCGGTTCCTGTGGTCCCTGCCCCAGAGCGACctgctacgtggcaatgagagCCTGCTGAAGGCGCGGGCGCTGGTGGCCTTCCACCAGGGCATCTACCCCGAGCTCTACAGCATCCTCGAGAGCCACAGCTTCGAGTCGGCTAACCACCCGCTGCTGCAGCAGCTCTGGTACAAGGCGCGCTACACCGAGGCCGAGCGAGCCCGCGGCCGGCCACTGGGCGCCGTGGACAAGTACCGGCTGCGCAGGAAATTCCCCCTGCCCCGCACCATCTGGGACGGCGAGGAGACGGTGTATTGTTTCAAGGAGAAGTCGCGCAACGCGCTCAAGGAGCTCTACAAGCAGAATCGCTACCCTTCGCCCGCCGAGAAGCGGCACCTGGCCAAGATCACCGGCCTCTCCCTCACCCAGGTCAGCAACTGGTTCAAGAACCGCCGGCAGCGCGATCGGAACCCCTCAGAGACCCAGTCCAAAAG TGAGTCAGATGGCAATCCCAGCACTGAAGATGAATCCAGCAAGGGCCATGAGGACTTGTCTCCTCATCCACTCTCCAGTTCATCGGATAGTGTCACCAACCTCAGCCTTTCCAGTCACATGGAGCCAGTATATATGCAGCAAATTGGAAATGCTAAGATATCATTAAGCTCTTCTGGAGTTTTGTTGAATGGAAGCTTGGTACCAAGTACTTCACCTGTCTTTCTTAATGGTAATTCTTTCATTCAGGGACCCAATGGAGTTATCCTTAATGGATTAAATGTGGGAAATACACAGACAGTGTCACTGAACCCACCAAAGATTGCATCAAACATTGTGAGCAATGGTATATCCATGAGTGACATACTGGGGTCTACCTCCCAGGATGTGAAGGAATTCAAAGTCCTCCAGAGTTCTTCAGCTAACTCCGCAGCCACCACTTCCTACAGCCCCAGTGCCCCTGTGTCATTCCCAGGGCTGATACCCAGCACTGAGGTAAAAAGAGAAGGCATTCAAACAGTGGCTTCCCAAGATGGAGGCTCTGTGGTGACTTTTACTACACCAGTGCAAATTAACCAGTATGGCATTGTCCAGATCCCCAATTCCGGAGCAAATAGCCAGTTCCTTAATGGGAGCATTGGATTCTCTCCACTGCAGCTGCCTTCTGTTTCAGTAGCAGCTTCACAAG gcaacaTTTCAGTAAATTCAAGCACTTCAGATGGGAGCACATTTACAAGTGAGTCCACCACAGTCCAGCAAGGAAAGGTTTTCTTGAGCTCTCTTGCTCCCAGTGCAGTGGTATACACTGTCCCTAATTCAGGCCAGACTATAGGATCTGTTAAACAGGAGGGCTTGGAGAGGAGCCTGGTATTTTCTCAGTTGATGCCTGTCAATCAGAATGCACAAATAAATGCAAACCTGTCTTCTGAAAATATCTCGGGGAGTGGCCTCCATCCCCTGGCCTCCTCATTAGTTAATGTATCCCCAACTCACAATTTTTCCCTGACTCCCCCTACCTTGCTAAATCCCACCGAGCTAAACCCTGACATTGCTGATAGCCAGCCAATGTCTGCACCTGTGGCAAGCAAATCTACTGTGACATCTGTCAGCAACACTAACTATGCAACTCTTCAGAACTGCTCCCTTATTACTGGTCAAGATCTATTGTCAGTCCCTATGACCCAGGGTGCCCTTGGGGAAATTGTTCCTACACCTGAGGACCAGGTGGGTCACCCCTCCCCAGCAGTACACCAGGATTTCGTCAGAGAACATCGTTTAGTTCTGCAATCAGTAGCTAATATAAAAGAGAATTTCTTAACAAATTCTGAGGGCAAAGCCACAAGCAACTTAATGATGCTGGACTCAAAATCCAAGTATGTCCTAGAGGGCATGGTTGAGACTGTCTGTGAAGACctggaaacagacaaaaaagagCTTGCCAAGCTCCAAACCGTCCAATTGGATGAAGATATGCAAGACTTATAA